In one window of Ruminococcus albus AD2013 DNA:
- a CDS encoding PspC domain-containing protein, whose translation MNGNKLYRVRNGSMIAGVCSGLGAYLGLDPNIIRIACVTGCCIGGLPIIAYIIAAIFLPEVPDAASAMGQAPQQNYSPVVDITPDNTNNTTDKDIL comes from the coding sequence ATGAACGGAAATAAGCTTTACAGAGTAAGAAACGGATCAATGATCGCAGGCGTATGCAGCGGATTAGGTGCATATCTTGGCCTCGACCCCAATATCATCAGGATAGCCTGCGTAACAGGCTGCTGCATAGGCGGACTTCCAATAATCGCATATATAATTGCAGCTATCTTCCTTCCCGAGGTACCTGATGCAGCCTCAGCAATGGGTCAGGCGCCGCAGCAGAATTACTCTCCCGTTGTGGATATCACCCCCGATAATACCAATAACACCACCGATAAAGATATCCTCTGA
- a CDS encoding PspC domain-containing protein: protein MEKKLYRIRNGSMLAGVCTGIAAYFNVDVNIVRLGAVILACMGGVGIIPYIAAAIILPEGQ from the coding sequence ATGGAAAAGAAGCTTTACAGGATAAGGAACGGTTCCATGCTGGCAGGCGTATGCACAGGTATTGCAGCATATTTCAATGTTGATGTGAACATCGTAAGACTCGGCGCAGTTATTCTTGCGTGCATGGGCGGAGTAGGTATCATACCTTATATCGCAGCCGCTATAATCCTCCCCGAAGGACAGTAA
- a CDS encoding LicD family protein has product MLSENVLNDYTEDWVQRCVKSDCVRFDILKRRGIMLFCEDKQIKHTFENIFEQKDVYCTDVPLSGNEEVLCCRFSFCEGVVPSAEIFPHILITDIPAEAEKYRDKCAVLYTGMIFGAGFSHSRTPRENSSSVIHDVFNAALFMASRKNIRNGVYYCGFGGCNIKAKSLMSGGFEHLLSYEDSIFMLDFSKKHGDKLFCFDNTYGGKLSLLHKSLFLCLNEFDRICRKNGIKYYLGGGTLLGAVRHSGMIPWDDDMDVMMLRDDYKRFLSVVNSEINSDEFFFQSSETDSEYHSIFTKIRLNGTEFKTRFSSRFGNMHQGIFIDIFVHDKTADIKALQKLHVFLTLFVRSMVFHKWEGTPMHFYGKLKLLCRLTTLFIKHTDIRTLEKIQERTVTFFDKFPTHSLYDGTGEHLRHGAFPAKWLGRPKYLRFGDREYPVPSNYDKYLEYSYGDYMKLIPASLRKAGHDVVSVNFGKYGE; this is encoded by the coding sequence ATGCTGTCCGAAAATGTGCTTAATGATTATACCGAGGACTGGGTACAGCGCTGTGTAAAATCAGACTGTGTCCGCTTTGATATACTCAAACGCCGCGGCATAATGCTTTTCTGTGAAGATAAACAGATAAAACATACCTTTGAAAATATATTTGAACAAAAGGACGTGTACTGCACTGATGTCCCGCTTTCGGGCAATGAAGAAGTGCTGTGCTGTCGCTTTTCTTTTTGTGAGGGCGTTGTCCCCTCAGCTGAGATCTTCCCGCATATCCTCATAACGGATATACCCGCGGAAGCTGAAAAATACAGAGATAAATGCGCAGTCCTCTATACGGGCATGATATTCGGCGCAGGTTTTAGCCACAGCCGAACTCCCCGTGAGAACAGTTCGTCCGTTATACATGATGTCTTCAATGCCGCACTGTTCATGGCATCAAGGAAGAATATCAGAAACGGTGTGTACTACTGCGGTTTCGGTGGATGCAATATCAAGGCAAAGTCCCTCATGTCTGGCGGCTTTGAACATCTGCTTTCCTATGAGGACAGCATTTTCATGCTGGACTTTTCAAAAAAGCACGGGGATAAGTTATTCTGCTTTGATAATACCTACGGCGGAAAACTCTCGCTTCTGCACAAGTCCCTGTTTTTGTGCCTTAACGAATTCGACAGGATATGCCGCAAGAACGGTATAAAATATTATCTGGGCGGAGGTACACTTTTAGGCGCTGTACGTCACAGCGGTATGATACCCTGGGACGACGATATGGATGTAATGATGCTGAGGGATGACTATAAACGCTTTCTTTCGGTGGTGAACAGCGAGATAAACAGCGATGAGTTCTTCTTCCAGTCATCTGAGACCGACAGCGAATACCACAGCATATTCACCAAGATAAGGCTGAACGGCACCGAGTTCAAAACACGGTTCTCGTCCCGCTTCGGCAATATGCATCAGGGTATATTCATAGATATATTCGTACACGATAAAACAGCGGATATCAAAGCACTGCAGAAACTCCATGTGTTCCTCACCCTTTTCGTGAGGTCGATGGTCTTCCATAAATGGGAGGGCACACCTATGCACTTCTACGGAAAACTGAAACTGCTGTGCAGGCTTACTACACTTTTCATAAAGCATACCGATATCCGTACACTTGAAAAAATACAGGAGCGCACAGTCACATTTTTTGATAAGTTCCCCACCCATAGTCTTTACGACGGCACGGGCGAACATCTTCGTCACGGGGCATTCCCCGCAAAGTGGCTGGGCAGACCGAAATATCTCCGATTCGGAGACCGCGAATATCCCGTACCCTCAAATTATGACAAGTATCTGGAATATTCCTACGGAGATTATATGAAACTTATTCCCGCCAGCCTGCGAAAAGCAGGTCATGACGTGGTCAGTGTAAATTTTGGAAAATACGGGGAATGA
- a CDS encoding CDP-glycerol--glycerophosphate glycerophosphotransferase — protein MSEYKVKGKLGQIQRRAAEKSFFKFTFMRARQKTDLLISYLMKKYISYSTRDKVEKNKIVFMHYNNVYECNPKYICDEIIRQGLNYDIVFVTTKKIMDSLPLPFPPEVRVVRRNSLEHFYEMATARVWVDNAVNFPWNYVPKKGNQIYINTWHGSMGLKKIDPDAVSDKHWRKCAETAGRITNFMISNSSFETMVYRTTYWKSKRVRVLEYGHPRNDVLFCSDEEKKAIKAKVCDFFDIEEDCNLILYAPTFRDARNLDCYDIDYNRILEAARKRFGGKWKIINRYHFKVANKLANVKAVRNNPDILQGNLYPDIQELMAACDMGITDYSSWICDFVLTGRPGFIYANDLKSYDKERGFYYPLDSTPFPIAENNDQMEANILAFDDKKYADDVKQFLADRGSREDGKAAERVVGLIKKYMTESK, from the coding sequence ATGAGTGAGTATAAAGTAAAAGGCAAGCTGGGTCAGATACAGCGCCGTGCCGCTGAAAAATCTTTCTTCAAGTTCACTTTCATGCGTGCAAGACAGAAGACCGACCTGCTGATATCCTATCTGATGAAAAAATATATATCATACAGCACAAGGGATAAGGTCGAAAAGAATAAGATAGTGTTCATGCATTATAATAATGTATATGAGTGCAACCCCAAGTATATCTGCGATGAGATAATCAGACAGGGTCTTAACTATGATATCGTGTTCGTTACCACCAAAAAGATAATGGACAGCCTGCCTCTGCCTTTCCCGCCCGAGGTAAGAGTAGTGAGAAGAAATTCTCTCGAACATTTTTATGAGATGGCTACCGCAAGGGTTTGGGTAGATAACGCAGTAAACTTCCCCTGGAACTATGTTCCTAAAAAGGGCAACCAGATATATATAAACACATGGCACGGTTCTATGGGTCTTAAAAAGATAGATCCCGACGCAGTAAGCGATAAACACTGGAGAAAATGCGCCGAGACCGCAGGCAGGATAACCAATTTCATGATATCCAATTCTTCCTTTGAAACCATGGTATACCGTACCACTTACTGGAAGAGCAAAAGGGTAAGGGTGCTGGAATACGGCCACCCCAGAAACGATGTACTTTTCTGTTCCGATGAGGAAAAGAAAGCTATCAAGGCTAAGGTCTGCGATTTCTTCGATATCGAGGAAGACTGCAATCTTATCCTCTACGCACCCACTTTCCGTGATGCAAGAAATCTCGATTGCTACGATATCGACTATAACAGGATACTCGAAGCCGCAAGAAAACGTTTCGGCGGCAAGTGGAAGATAATAAACAGATACCACTTCAAGGTGGCAAACAAGCTGGCAAATGTCAAGGCAGTAAGGAACAACCCCGATATACTTCAGGGAAACCTCTACCCCGATATTCAGGAACTTATGGCAGCCTGCGATATGGGCATCACAGATTATTCCAGCTGGATATGTGATTTCGTCCTCACAGGCAGACCCGGCTTCATCTATGCCAACGACCTGAAATCCTACGACAAGGAAAGAGGATTCTATTATCCCCTTGATTCCACACCTTTCCCCATCGCTGAGAACAACGATCAGATGGAAGCAAATATACTTGCATTTGATGATAAGAAATATGCCGATGATGTCAAGCAGTTCCTTGCCGACAGAGGAAGCAGGGAAGACGGCAAGGCAGCAGAGCGCGTAGTCGGACTCATCAAAAAGTATATGACCGAAAGCAAGTAA
- a CDS encoding IspD/TarI family cytidylyltransferase, with protein sequence MNIAVIFAGGSGVRMGAGIPKQFLEINGKPIIVHTLELFENHNDIDKIYIVMLKDYIPYMNKLVKKFAISKVCGIVEGGETGQDSIYNGLKKAQSENPDDSIVLIHDGVRPWVSYDTICNNIEGVKQNGNAITCTPCFETILMSTTGKTVETVPYRKDTYAAQAPQSFYLGEIIADHDKVRATENRYDNLVDSCTLIKSIGKEAHMVEGNRGNIKVTTPEDVYMYRALIQYRENEQAFGIGSTPDILKQK encoded by the coding sequence ATGAATATAGCAGTAATTTTCGCAGGTGGAAGCGGCGTAAGAATGGGCGCAGGCATACCCAAGCAGTTTCTTGAGATAAACGGCAAGCCCATCATCGTACACACACTGGAACTCTTTGAGAATCACAATGATATTGACAAGATATATATCGTAATGCTGAAAGACTATATCCCCTACATGAACAAGCTGGTGAAGAAATTCGCCATCAGCAAGGTGTGCGGAATAGTCGAGGGCGGTGAAACAGGTCAGGACTCCATATATAACGGTCTGAAAAAGGCACAGAGCGAGAACCCCGATGATTCCATCGTACTTATCCACGACGGTGTACGCCCCTGGGTAAGCTATGATACTATCTGCAACAATATCGAGGGTGTTAAGCAGAACGGCAACGCCATCACCTGCACCCCCTGCTTTGAGACTATCCTCATGAGCACCACAGGCAAGACAGTTGAAACTGTTCCCTACCGTAAGGATACCTATGCTGCACAGGCACCCCAGAGTTTCTACCTCGGTGAGATAATCGCTGACCACGACAAGGTAAGAGCAACCGAGAACCGTTATGATAATCTTGTAGACTCCTGCACGCTTATAAAGAGTATCGGCAAGGAAGCCCACATGGTAGAGGGCAACCGCGGAAACATCAAGGTAACTACCCCCGAAGATGTATATATGTACCGCGCACTTATCCAGTACCGCGAAAACGAACAGGCATTCGGCATAGGTTCAACACCCGATATCCTGAAGCAGAAATAA
- a CDS encoding Mbeg1-like protein, with protein MANILDYLDWRGDLPFSVSPFNAVDALILAELSYFPAERIVPAGMDKTVTLAELRDSFDGKKVPQELRIVSYEQDIELVNKLAESRRFDGMRICGYVNNVDSSRDMQFSALTCIFDKFTFVAFRGTDSTLAGWKEDLNFSFMHETASQSMAVKYLSENFSEGKEVLVLGGHSKGGNLAIYATAFCEKSIRKRVRAIFAFDSPGFNEEVAASKEYLAVTSRVISVIPQSSLVGQLLSGRTQNRIVKSNASGLSQHIAYSWQVTRCGFDYAEELSKLGVFVNKTMTGWISSLDESDRHTFVDAVFSVLEAAEGETFNELGSNKRKSLTAILKALKRLPPEQRSAAKKALSQLASYGKKALISGLEEGLAEKELPKLPKFSDGVALIGMKKSSSGNEEKGTV; from the coding sequence ATGGCTAACATTCTTGATTATCTTGACTGGCGGGGCGACCTGCCCTTTTCGGTATCGCCGTTCAATGCGGTGGATGCACTTATACTTGCTGAGCTGAGTTATTTTCCTGCTGAGAGGATAGTACCTGCGGGCATGGACAAAACGGTCACGCTGGCGGAGCTCAGAGACAGCTTCGATGGCAAAAAAGTTCCGCAGGAGCTCAGGATAGTCAGCTACGAGCAGGATATCGAGCTGGTGAACAAGCTGGCGGAATCACGCAGGTTTGATGGTATGCGGATATGCGGTTACGTGAATAATGTTGACTCTTCACGGGATATGCAGTTTTCGGCACTTACCTGCATTTTCGATAAATTTACATTTGTGGCTTTCCGTGGTACGGACAGCACTCTTGCGGGGTGGAAGGAAGACCTGAATTTCAGTTTTATGCACGAAACGGCTTCGCAGAGCATGGCGGTGAAGTACCTGAGTGAGAATTTCTCGGAGGGCAAGGAGGTACTTGTACTCGGGGGACATTCAAAGGGCGGTAATCTTGCGATATATGCTACGGCATTCTGCGAAAAGAGCATAAGGAAGCGTGTGCGGGCGATATTCGCATTCGACAGCCCCGGTTTCAACGAGGAAGTGGCGGCATCGAAGGAATATCTTGCTGTGACTTCACGGGTGATAAGCGTGATACCGCAGTCGTCTCTGGTGGGTCAGCTGCTTTCGGGAAGAACGCAGAACCGAATAGTCAAGAGCAATGCGAGCGGACTTTCGCAGCATATTGCGTACTCATGGCAGGTCACGCGCTGCGGGTTCGATTATGCGGAGGAGCTTTCAAAGCTGGGTGTATTCGTCAACAAGACGATGACGGGCTGGATATCTTCGCTGGACGAGAGCGACAGGCATACCTTTGTGGATGCAGTATTCTCGGTGCTTGAGGCAGCTGAGGGTGAAACTTTCAACGAGCTGGGCAGCAACAAGAGGAAATCTTTGACGGCAATACTGAAAGCACTGAAAAGGCTTCCGCCCGAACAGCGGAGCGCGGCGAAAAAGGCGTTATCGCAGCTTGCTTCTTACGGAAAAAAGGCTTTGATATCCGGGCTTGAAGAAGGTCTGGCAGAAAAGGAACTGCCTAAACTGCCTAAGTTTTCGGACGGCGTAGCCTTGATAGGAATGAAGAAGTCCTCGTCGGGGAACGAGGAAAAGGGGACTGTATAA
- a CDS encoding sugar transferase — protein sequence MDNITKNREQYKRLLNFIAALVIILFFVMGFSFVWYNYYNSKMHDPFWHYGNFLMIGIYCVMYATFTSLFNGFRLGYSKFMGLFGSQVLGIISTNAMEIVLIALIGRNRMDLSAMVVLAAIELVFACPWSYVFTMIYTKMYPPRRLIIIYGNSNAKYLVNKMAQRTDKYNICAAVSCEESLDEIERRILRYEGAIITDIPGDLRNKLVKFCFEHSIRTYINPKLSDIIIRGADDFHLFDTPLLLSRNDGLKFEQRMLKRFFDISLAGIMFLILLPFMLITALVIKLYDGGPVLYSQVRLTTNGRKFKVLKFRSMITNAEKGGAQLASEHDDRITPVGKIIRKIRFDELPQLINILKGDMSFVGPRPERPELAERYELTMPEFKYRLKVKAGLTGYAQIMGKYNTTPYDKLKLDLMYIEHQSIREDLRIILSTVRTVFVPDATEGVDDEKPIETKRDLIEHDFSKDLGMTEEEVVEYEEENGLPKR from the coding sequence TTGGATAATATTACAAAAAACCGCGAGCAGTATAAACGGCTCTTGAATTTCATAGCCGCACTGGTGATAATCCTGTTCTTTGTAATGGGATTCTCGTTCGTGTGGTATAACTATTATAACAGTAAAATGCACGACCCCTTCTGGCATTACGGAAACTTCCTGATGATAGGCATTTACTGTGTGATGTACGCAACTTTCACAAGCCTGTTCAACGGATTCAGACTGGGCTATTCAAAGTTCATGGGACTTTTCGGTTCTCAGGTGCTGGGCATAATCAGTACAAACGCCATGGAGATAGTCCTCATCGCCCTTATCGGACGTAACAGAATGGATCTTTCCGCCATGGTGGTACTCGCCGCTATCGAACTGGTATTCGCCTGCCCATGGAGCTACGTCTTCACCATGATATATACAAAGATGTACCCGCCGCGGCGGCTGATAATCATCTACGGCAACTCAAATGCCAAGTATCTTGTAAATAAAATGGCACAGAGGACGGATAAGTATAATATCTGCGCAGCCGTCAGCTGTGAAGAGAGCCTTGATGAGATAGAACGGCGGATACTCCGCTACGAGGGCGCTATCATCACAGATATCCCCGGCGACCTCAGAAACAAACTGGTGAAGTTCTGCTTTGAACATTCCATCAGAACTTACATCAACCCCAAACTTTCGGATATCATTATCCGCGGCGCAGACGATTTCCACCTTTTCGATACACCTCTACTCCTCTCCCGCAACGACGGTCTTAAATTCGAGCAGCGTATGTTAAAGAGATTTTTCGATATCTCTCTGGCAGGTATCATGTTCCTGATACTCCTGCCATTCATGCTTATAACAGCCCTTGTCATAAAGCTCTACGACGGAGGTCCTGTACTGTACTCACAGGTAAGGCTCACCACTAACGGACGCAAATTCAAGGTGCTGAAATTCCGAAGCATGATAACCAATGCCGAAAAAGGCGGAGCACAGCTCGCTTCCGAGCACGACGACCGCATCACCCCCGTGGGAAAAATAATCAGAAAGATACGCTTCGACGAGCTCCCACAGCTGATAAATATCCTCAAAGGTGATATGTCCTTTGTAGGTCCCCGTCCCGAACGTCCCGAGCTTGCAGAACGCTATGAGCTGACAATGCCCGAATTCAAGTACAGGCTGAAAGTCAAGGCAGGTCTTACGGGATACGCCCAGATAATGGGCAAGTACAACACCACCCCCTATGATAAGCTGAAACTCGACCTCATGTATATCGAGCACCAGTCCATAAGGGAAGACCTCAGGATAATCCTCAGCACTGTGCGTACAGTATTCGTCCCCGATGCTACCGAGGGCGTTGACGATGAAAAGCCCATCGAAACAAAGCGCGACCTCATCGAGCACGATTTCAGCAAAGACCTCGGCATGACCGAAGAAGAGGTAGTCGAATACGAAGAAGAAAACGGACTGCCCAAACGCTAA
- the malQ gene encoding 4-alpha-glucanotransferase — MRKSGILMHISSLPNDYGIGKMGKEAYEFVDFLVRSKQSCWQILPVSPTSYGDSPYQSFSIHAGNPYFIDLETLEKDGYLKPEEYKDIKWGDDKGSVDYGTIYENIFTVLKAAHKRFRKDPAKGYVKFVLDNKNWIYDYGLFMALKFAHGGKAWYEWEEPLKMHKGKAVKQASKDYADDIDFWCFVQYEYFRQWKRLKKYANDRGIKIIGDIPIYCAYDSVEVWATPEYFYLDKEKKPIEVAGCPPDCFSEDGQLWGNPLYRWDYMAKEKYVWWIERIRAAFGIYDTVRIDHFRGFESYYCIPYGAPNARKGHWSKGPDMKLFKAVNRKLGELDIIAEDLGFLTKKVVKMLEAAGYPGMKILEFAFDGDSSNGYLPHNYSTSNSICYTGTHDNETALGWIKSCDKKTADFCKKYLNVKKDSDVPWALIRLCWSSVCDTAIAQMQDILELDSTARMNTPSTVGTNWKWRLESSELLTDKLGDKLADLTKIYGRAPHSEKKKDKAEE; from the coding sequence ATGAGAAAAAGCGGAATACTTATGCATATATCCTCACTGCCGAATGACTACGGCATCGGCAAGATGGGCAAGGAAGCTTATGAGTTCGTGGATTTTCTTGTACGCTCAAAGCAGAGCTGCTGGCAGATACTGCCTGTTTCTCCCACAAGCTATGGTGATTCGCCATATCAGAGTTTTTCGATACACGCGGGAAATCCTTATTTTATCGACCTTGAAACTCTTGAAAAGGACGGCTATCTCAAGCCCGAGGAGTACAAGGACATCAAATGGGGCGACGATAAGGGCTCTGTGGATTACGGTACGATATACGAAAATATTTTCACTGTACTGAAAGCAGCTCACAAGCGCTTCCGCAAAGACCCTGCCAAGGGATATGTGAAATTCGTGCTTGATAACAAAAACTGGATATACGACTACGGTCTGTTCATGGCGCTGAAATTCGCCCACGGCGGAAAAGCCTGGTACGAATGGGAAGAACCGCTGAAAATGCATAAAGGCAAAGCTGTCAAACAGGCTTCAAAGGACTACGCTGATGATATCGACTTCTGGTGCTTTGTGCAGTATGAGTATTTCAGACAGTGGAAACGTCTTAAAAAGTACGCCAACGACCGCGGAATAAAGATAATCGGTGATATACCGATATACTGCGCATATGACAGTGTTGAGGTCTGGGCGACCCCCGAATATTTCTACCTTGACAAGGAAAAGAAGCCCATCGAAGTTGCGGGATGTCCCCCCGATTGTTTCTCGGAGGACGGTCAGCTATGGGGCAACCCCCTGTACCGCTGGGACTACATGGCAAAGGAAAAGTACGTCTGGTGGATAGAGCGCATACGTGCGGCTTTCGGGATATACGACACTGTAAGGATAGACCATTTCCGCGGATTTGAAAGCTACTACTGCATACCCTACGGCGCACCGAATGCGAGAAAGGGTCACTGGAGCAAGGGCCCTGATATGAAGCTTTTCAAAGCGGTGAACCGCAAACTTGGTGAACTGGATATCATTGCGGAGGACCTGGGATTCCTTACAAAGAAAGTAGTCAAGATGCTTGAAGCGGCAGGTTATCCGGGCATGAAGATACTGGAATTCGCCTTTGACGGTGACAGTTCAAACGGATATCTTCCCCACAATTACAGCACTTCAAACAGCATATGCTACACGGGTACTCACGACAACGAGACTGCTCTGGGCTGGATAAAGAGCTGTGATAAAAAGACAGCTGATTTCTGCAAGAAGTATCTGAATGTCAAAAAAGACAGCGATGTGCCCTGGGCGCTGATAAGACTGTGCTGGTCAAGCGTATGCGATACGGCGATAGCACAGATGCAGGATATACTTGAACTGGATTCCACAGCGAGAATGAATACACCGTCCACTGTTGGCACTAACTGGAAATGGCGCCTTGAAAGCAGTGAACTGCTGACCGACAAACTGGGTGACAAGCTTGCAGATCTGACAAAGATCTATGGCAGAGCTCCGCATTCCGAAAAGAAAAAAGACAAGGCGGAAGAATGA
- a CDS encoding CotH kinase family protein, whose translation MKRLISAAAAVMIVLTMAGCSLGKTGDKEKRSGKNGDAVNVQDLPEIEPAKGIATISIVTDDAGAEDSLDFITETVSSHISEMQASWYDDYVIPPEPVYKECSITLYDENAKAVSEELRGNVKVRGNWTTTYDKKPLRIKFDEKQSVLGLNDGAEAKNWLLLASYKDGSMLRDKASLQMARGIFEKDGLYASDTQLVDVIVNGKYWGVYLLAEYQQVNPDRVDITDPEKDYQGTDIGYFMEFDGYFFNEDDLHQFRMDYNKNAPLTPYDGNDGSGRTMAARCSDDPEDPRDEVGMTIHSNIYSVAQHDFIANYTNNVYNIMYRAAYDDEAWVFDDDYKTISMTDKITPREAVEKVVNVDSLADMYIISELTCDADIYWSSFYMDADFGEGGDKKLTFEAPWDFDSGLGNKDRCADGTGYYAANIVPDANGGVDGGGEYDSINPWLAVLMYEDWFRDIIKEKWTAAYDAGVFTEALDTIESDKTKYKDAFERNYERWDNLVHNEIFANELSSRAKECKTHEEAADYLHEWLSARVEFMNGEWGK comes from the coding sequence ATGAAAAGACTGATAAGTGCTGCTGCCGCGGTAATGATCGTACTGACCATGGCAGGCTGTTCGCTTGGTAAAACCGGTGACAAGGAGAAGAGATCCGGTAAAAATGGCGACGCAGTCAATGTTCAGGATTTGCCAGAAATCGAACCCGCTAAAGGTATCGCTACTATATCAATAGTGACAGACGATGCAGGTGCTGAGGATTCCCTTGATTTTATCACGGAAACGGTATCAAGTCATATATCAGAGATGCAAGCTTCCTGGTATGATGATTACGTGATCCCTCCCGAGCCTGTTTACAAGGAATGCAGTATTACTCTTTACGATGAAAACGCCAAGGCGGTATCCGAGGAACTTCGCGGTAATGTAAAGGTGCGCGGCAACTGGACTACCACATATGACAAAAAACCTCTGCGTATTAAGTTTGATGAAAAGCAGAGCGTACTGGGCCTTAACGACGGTGCCGAAGCGAAAAACTGGCTGCTTCTGGCGAGCTACAAGGACGGTTCGATGCTTCGAGACAAGGCTTCGCTGCAAATGGCAAGGGGTATTTTCGAGAAAGACGGGCTATATGCATCTGATACTCAGCTGGTAGATGTTATCGTCAACGGAAAATACTGGGGCGTATATCTACTCGCAGAGTATCAGCAGGTAAATCCCGACAGGGTCGATATCACCGACCCCGAGAAAGACTATCAAGGCACGGATATCGGCTATTTTATGGAGTTCGACGGTTATTTCTTCAATGAGGACGACCTGCATCAGTTCAGGATGGATTACAACAAAAACGCACCTTTAACACCCTATGACGGCAATGACGGCAGTGGCAGGACAATGGCGGCACGCTGCAGCGATGACCCCGAAGACCCCAGAGACGAAGTCGGCATGACGATACACAGCAATATCTACTCGGTGGCACAGCATGATTTCATAGCCAATTACACCAACAATGTATACAATATAATGTACCGTGCGGCTTACGATGATGAAGCATGGGTATTCGATGATGATTACAAGACCATCTCGATGACGGATAAGATAACTCCCCGCGAAGCAGTTGAAAAAGTAGTTAATGTGGATTCACTGGCGGATATGTACATAATCAGCGAGCTTACCTGCGACGCTGATATCTACTGGTCGAGTTTTTATATGGACGCAGATTTCGGTGAGGGCGGCGACAAAAAGCTGACCTTTGAAGCACCCTGGGATTTCGATTCGGGACTCGGAAACAAAGACAGATGCGCTGACGGCACAGGGTACTATGCGGCGAACATCGTACCCGATGCAAACGGCGGTGTCGATGGCGGCGGAGAGTATGATTCCATCAACCCATGGCTTGCCGTGCTTATGTATGAGGACTGGTTCAGGGATATAATAAAGGAAAAATGGACTGCGGCATATGACGCGGGCGTGTTCACGGAAGCGCTGGATACCATAGAAAGCGACAAGACAAAGTACAAAGACGCATTCGAGCGCAATTATGAACGCTGGGACAACCTTGTACACAATGAGATATTTGCAAACGAACTATCAAGCAGGGCGAAGGAATGCAAAACTCATGAAGAAGCGGCAGATTATCTGCATGAATGGCTGAGTGCGAGAGTAGAATTCATGAATGGCGAGTGGGGCAAGTAA
- a CDS encoding AraC family transcriptional regulator — translation MGLDMHHSADFSIERPNGSGDCLLIIFKTDALLTTDGRDSTVSPDTAIIYSEGTPQYYRAICGSYVNHFLHFGMEDGDADGRVIFDRLLTPGRVSDAEDILRMLSREQLSTSPNKDEYSSMLIKLLLMKVSEESDGTSDAQLNPHAEILDALRADIYANPGQFTSVAQLAERVRVSPSHFQQLYRSRFGVSCYEDLLSARIRTAQYYLSSTALTVREIANLCGYENEVCFMHRFKERTGTAPGAYRKLINGK, via the coding sequence ATGGGATTGGATATGCATCACAGTGCAGATTTTTCCATCGAACGTCCAAATGGTTCGGGTGACTGTTTACTTATCATATTCAAAACAGACGCTCTGCTTACTACCGATGGCAGGGATTCTACCGTATCACCTGACACGGCGATAATATACAGCGAGGGTACTCCCCAGTACTATCGGGCGATATGCGGCAGTTATGTGAACCATTTTCTGCATTTCGGCATGGAGGACGGCGACGCCGACGGGCGTGTGATATTCGACAGACTGCTTACGCCCGGGCGTGTGAGTGATGCGGAGGATATACTGCGTATGCTGAGCCGTGAACAGCTTTCCACATCGCCGAACAAGGACGAGTATTCATCTATGCTGATAAAACTTCTGCTGATGAAGGTATCAGAAGAATCTGACGGAACAAGCGATGCACAGCTTAACCCTCATGCAGAGATACTTGACGCTCTGCGTGCGGATATATATGCGAACCCGGGTCAGTTCACCTCGGTGGCACAGCTGGCTGAAAGGGTTAGGGTCAGCCCCTCGCATTTTCAGCAGCTTTACCGCAGCAGATTCGGGGTAAGCTGTTATGAGGATCTGCTTTCGGCAAGGATACGTACCGCGCAGTACTATCTTTCATCAACAGCTCTGACAGTGCGGGAGATAGCGAATCTCTGCGGATATGAAAACGAGGTATGCTTCATGCACAGGTTCAAGGAACGCACAGGTACAGCCCCGGGAGCCTACCGCAAGCTGATAAACGGTAAATGA